In Halichondria panicea chromosome 9, odHalPani1.1, whole genome shotgun sequence, a genomic segment contains:
- the LOC135341715 gene encoding keratin-associated protein 10-4-like isoform X2 produces the protein MTAFVKVALAALLVVHLVSASKNHLHKRARRQGDQRPAYTQQGFCSTGCQNRGYSGCCDITESSCFNTICTCYCDISCHNYGDCCADIDTIGCSITGQGSCPEIPLMNGMITPNSRQVGTIAILSCNDNYSLVPANATVRVCQNDLTWSGPEGACRELCEEISIENGIITYEQDFTTSRKPARTVAVYSCNQGYQLNGLEKRVCQGSSGWSGTISPQCNVFSCMIAFPGTGCAPSIGSPLLGESPNPRCSCHPSCITTNDDCCEDIGCVPPTCQLAGLSQGCCSWVDQNGEEPAGCYVSGRNGNPPCYCDSGCALFNDCCSDVPEPPPTCTPSAAQQSRVRGQSVRTYPFGRAQLARGGRRTQASMEDQAARNMASELMSMSQEQSDKRDRWVAITKELEAIQKKKY, from the exons ATGACTGCCTTTGTCAAAGTTGCACTAGCTGCCCTGTTAGTTGTTCATTTGGTGTCAGCTAGCAAGAATCATCTTCACAAACGTGCTCGTCGTCAAGGTGACCAGCGTCCTGCATACACCCAGCAAG gTTTTTGCTCGACTGGGTGCCAGAATAGAGGCTACAGTGGCTGCTGTGATATCACTGAGAGCTCCTGCTTTAACACTATCTGCACCTGTTATTGCGACATCtcctgtcataattatggtgactgCTGTGCTGACATTGACACAATTGGATGCTCCATAACAGGCCAAG gcagctGTCCCGAAATCCCACTAATGAATGGAATGATAACCCCTAACTCGAGACAAGTAGGCACCATTGCTATCCTTAGTTGCAATGACAACTACAGCCTGGTACCGGCAAACGCCACTGTTAGGGTGTGTCAGAATGACTTAACGTGGAGTGGCCCAGAAGGTGCTTGTAGAG AACTTTGTGAGGAAATCAGTATTGAGAATGGAATTATAACGTACGAGCAGGACTTCACGACATCCAGGAAACCAGCTCGAACAGTAGCCGTATACAGCTGTAACCAAGGATACCAACTTAATGGTCTGGAAAAGAGAGTGTGCCAAGGGTCTAGTGGATGGAGTGGAACGATATCACCGCAGTGTAACG TTTTTTCTTGCATGATTGCATTCCCTGGCACTGGATGCGCACCTAGCATCGGTTCTCCATTGCTTGGGGAATCCCCCAATCCACGCTGCTCATGTCATCCGAGCTGCATCACTACTAATGATGACTGCTGTGAGGATATTGGATGTGTCC CTCCCACCTGTCAGCTAGCTGGTTTGTCTCAAGGTTGCTGCTCTTGGGTTGACCAAAATGGAGAGGAACCGGCCGGTTGCTATGTATCTGGTAGGAACGGGAACCCACCATGCTACTGTGATTCAGGGTGTGCGTTATTTAATGACTGCTGTAGCGATGTGCCGGAACCACCGCCCACTTGCACTCCAT CTGCTGCTCAACAGAgtagggtcagaggtcagagtgTCAGAACATATCCATTTGGTCGAGCACAGCTGGCCAGAGGAGGACGTCGGACCCAAGCCTCAATGGAGGACCAAGCAGCTAGGAATATGGCCAGTGAATTGATGTCCATGTCTCAAGAGCAGAGTGATAAACGAGATCGTTGGGTGGCTATCACCAAGGAGCTTGAAGCCATACAGAAGAAGAAATATTAA
- the LOC135341715 gene encoding sushi, von Willebrand factor type A, EGF and pentraxin domain-containing protein 1-like isoform X1 — translation MTAFVKVALAALLVVHLVSASKNHLHKRARRQGDQRPAYTQQGFCSTGCQNRGYSGCCDITESSCFNTICTCYCDISCHNYGDCCADIDTIGCSITGQGRPAQITSNFEGSCPEIPLMNGMITPNSRQVGTIAILSCNDNYSLVPANATVRVCQNDLTWSGPEGACRELCEEISIENGIITYEQDFTTSRKPARTVAVYSCNQGYQLNGLEKRVCQGSSGWSGTISPQCNVFSCMIAFPGTGCAPSIGSPLLGESPNPRCSCHPSCITTNDDCCEDIGCVPPTCQLAGLSQGCCSWVDQNGEEPAGCYVSGRNGNPPCYCDSGCALFNDCCSDVPEPPPTCTPSAAQQSRVRGQSVRTYPFGRAQLARGGRRTQASMEDQAARNMASELMSMSQEQSDKRDRWVAITKELEAIQKKKY, via the exons ATGACTGCCTTTGTCAAAGTTGCACTAGCTGCCCTGTTAGTTGTTCATTTGGTGTCAGCTAGCAAGAATCATCTTCACAAACGTGCTCGTCGTCAAGGTGACCAGCGTCCTGCATACACCCAGCAAG gTTTTTGCTCGACTGGGTGCCAGAATAGAGGCTACAGTGGCTGCTGTGATATCACTGAGAGCTCCTGCTTTAACACTATCTGCACCTGTTATTGCGACATCtcctgtcataattatggtgactgCTGTGCTGACATTGACACAATTGGATGCTCCATAACAGGCCAAGGTAGGCCAGCACAAATCACATCAAACTttgaag gcagctGTCCCGAAATCCCACTAATGAATGGAATGATAACCCCTAACTCGAGACAAGTAGGCACCATTGCTATCCTTAGTTGCAATGACAACTACAGCCTGGTACCGGCAAACGCCACTGTTAGGGTGTGTCAGAATGACTTAACGTGGAGTGGCCCAGAAGGTGCTTGTAGAG AACTTTGTGAGGAAATCAGTATTGAGAATGGAATTATAACGTACGAGCAGGACTTCACGACATCCAGGAAACCAGCTCGAACAGTAGCCGTATACAGCTGTAACCAAGGATACCAACTTAATGGTCTGGAAAAGAGAGTGTGCCAAGGGTCTAGTGGATGGAGTGGAACGATATCACCGCAGTGTAACG TTTTTTCTTGCATGATTGCATTCCCTGGCACTGGATGCGCACCTAGCATCGGTTCTCCATTGCTTGGGGAATCCCCCAATCCACGCTGCTCATGTCATCCGAGCTGCATCACTACTAATGATGACTGCTGTGAGGATATTGGATGTGTCC CTCCCACCTGTCAGCTAGCTGGTTTGTCTCAAGGTTGCTGCTCTTGGGTTGACCAAAATGGAGAGGAACCGGCCGGTTGCTATGTATCTGGTAGGAACGGGAACCCACCATGCTACTGTGATTCAGGGTGTGCGTTATTTAATGACTGCTGTAGCGATGTGCCGGAACCACCGCCCACTTGCACTCCAT CTGCTGCTCAACAGAgtagggtcagaggtcagagtgTCAGAACATATCCATTTGGTCGAGCACAGCTGGCCAGAGGAGGACGTCGGACCCAAGCCTCAATGGAGGACCAAGCAGCTAGGAATATGGCCAGTGAATTGATGTCCATGTCTCAAGAGCAGAGTGATAAACGAGATCGTTGGGTGGCTATCACCAAGGAGCTTGAAGCCATACAGAAGAAGAAATATTAA
- the LOC135341713 gene encoding Golgi pH regulator-like, whose amino-acid sequence MGIGFIADTAIMFGTQVLFFGGGWIFFMRKLFKNFEIHNMVVQIIFSVIFALSCTMFELIIFEIGGLLDASSRYFHWQLNLYCMLITVIFIIPFYVALLMVDNIRIVSRRRVARFLSLGMWALFLYLFWKLGDPFPILSAKHGIFSIEQLISRVGVIGVTMMAVLSGFGAVNAPYTYMAYFMRNVTDGDVQNQEKRLLQTMDMIISKKKRIAAAQKQSLQFHEDQSGNKQSSMRKMWSVFSGKFSGTSENIGALQKEVGALDELKSQLFLEYVDLHSVKERMVYAKTLKGRYYDFIGHFFSIYCMYKIFICTINIIFDRVGKVDPVTRGLSITVNWLGIQVDVEFWSQHVSFILVGIIVITSVRGLLISLTKFFYAIASTKSSTIIVLCLAEIMGMYFVSSVLLMRMNMPEEYRSIISAVLGDLEFSFYHRWFDVIFLVSALTSIGFLYLAHQQSPEKKMLV is encoded by the exons ATGGGGATTGGGTTTATTGCAGACACGGCTATAATGTTCGGCACACAG GTGCTGTTCTTCGGGGGCGGATGGATTTTCTTCATGAGGAAACTGTTCAAGAATTTTGAG ATTCATAATATGGTCGTACAAATTATATTCTCTGTAATCTTTGCACTCTCGTGTACGATGTTTGAGTTGATCATCTTTGAAATCGGCGGATTATTAGATGCAAG TTCCCGGTACTTCCATTGGCAGCTCAATCTCTACTGTATGTTAATCACTGTCATTTTTATCATTCCGTTCTACGTTGCTCTTCTTATGGTGGACAACATCAGAATAG TCTCAAGAAGAAGAGTTGCGAGGTTCCTGTCGCTGGGAATGTGGGCGTTGTTCTTATACCTGTTCTGGAAACTCGGAGACCCATTCCCCATTCTCAGTGCCAAGCACG GCATATTCTCGATTGAGCAGCTGATCAGTAGAGTGGGCGTGATCGGTGTCACGATGATGGCTGTGCTCTCAGGGTTTGGAGCAGTCAACGCACCTTACACCTACATGGCTTACTTTATGAG AAATGTGACTGATGGTGATGTACAAAACCAAGAGAAGAGATTGCTCCAGACAATGGACATGATCATCTCAAAGAAGAAGAG AATAGCAGCTGCACAAAAGCAAAG CCTCCAGTTCCACGAGGACCAGTCTGGCAACAAACAGAGCAGCATGAGGAAGATGTGGAGTGTGTTCAGTGGAAAGTTCTCGGGTACCTCGGAAA ACATTGGTGCCCTACAAAAAGAGGTGGGAGCACTGGACGAACTCAAGAGTCAGCTGTTCTTAGAGTATGTGGATCTCCATTCTGTTAAG GAAAGAATGGTGTACGCAAAGACACTTAAAGGAAGATACTACGATTTCATTGGGCACTTCTTTTCAATATATTGCATGTACAAGATATTTATC TGCACTATTAATATCATATTCGACAGAGTTGGTAAAGTAG ACCCTGTCACTCGTGGCCTGTCTATAACAGTGAACTGGCTGGGGATCCAAGTGGAT GTTGAGTTCTGGTCTCAACACGTGTCCTTCATCCTGGTTGGGATCATTGTCATCACGTCTGTACGAGGACTACTCATCAGTCTCACTAAA TTCTTCTACGCCATAGCCAGCACAAAGTCCTCCACAATCATTGTGCTGTGTCTAGCCGAGATCATG GGTATGTACTTTGTATCGTCAGTTCTACTGATGCGGATGAACATGCCCGAGGAGTACAG GTCTATTATCAGTGCTGTATTGGGGGACTTGGAGTTCAGTTTCTATCATCGCTGGTTCGATGTCATATTCTTA GTGAGTGCCCTGACAAGCATTGGGTTCCTATATCTAGCCCACCAGCAGTCACCAGAGAAGAAGATGCTTGTCTGA